From Verrucomicrobiota bacterium, the proteins below share one genomic window:
- a CDS encoding Spx/MgsR family RNA polymerase-binding regulatory protein, which translates to MKVYIHPKCSTCRKAVDWLESKKLEFKSIDIREFPPTEKELKKALATASKPTAVFNTSGQLYREQGLKDRLPNLNQKEVIALLRNEGMLVKRPFLVTGDLVLTGFKESQWLSYVNTLPAS; encoded by the coding sequence ATGAAAGTGTATATTCACCCTAAGTGCTCTACTTGTCGTAAAGCTGTCGATTGGTTAGAGAGTAAGAAGTTGGAGTTTAAGTCGATAGACATTCGTGAATTCCCTCCCACCGAGAAAGAGCTAAAAAAGGCGCTGGCTACTGCCTCTAAGCCAACCGCGGTGTTCAACACCTCAGGTCAGTTATACAGAGAGCAGGGATTGAAAGATAGACTACCCAACCTTAATCAAAAGGAAGTCATTGCTCTACTTCGTAACGAAGGAATGTTGGTTAAGAGGCCCTTTCTAGTTACAGGTGACCTTGTTTTGACTGGTTTTAAAGAATCTCAATGGTTGTCTTACGTGAATACTTTGCCAGCATCTTAG
- a CDS encoding ATP-binding cassette domain-containing protein, with protein sequence MIEAKHLIKDYGSFRAVNDISFELKKGDVLGFLGPNGAGKSTTMKMVTGFLSPTGGEVTIGGINIAENPIEAKKRFGYLPENCPLYYEMTVIEFLESIADFRNLEGSDRADRIAHVIEVCHLDAVRYRTIDTLSKGYRQRVGMAQAIIHEPDYLIMDEPTDGLDPNQKQEVRKLVASMSKDKAIILSTHILEEVESMCNRVIVVDKGKILVDESPQKFRERHPYHNALEVVFDSAIRKEASEAIKGIDEVKEVKEEKDKLFILPKNGGEIDGLILEKVQAKNWKVQSFNKAPTRLDQVFRNLTEASSKS encoded by the coding sequence ATGATTGAAGCTAAACATCTTATAAAAGATTACGGCAGTTTCCGTGCAGTTAATGACATTTCGTTCGAGCTTAAAAAAGGTGATGTTTTAGGCTTTCTTGGGCCTAATGGGGCAGGAAAATCTACCACTATGAAAATGGTCACCGGTTTTTTATCGCCAACGGGAGGTGAAGTGACGATCGGGGGTATTAACATTGCCGAAAACCCCATAGAAGCAAAGAAGCGATTTGGATATCTTCCAGAAAACTGCCCCCTTTATTATGAAATGACAGTGATTGAGTTTTTGGAAAGCATTGCAGATTTTAGGAATCTGGAAGGAAGCGATAGAGCTGACCGGATTGCTCACGTTATCGAAGTCTGCCATCTCGATGCAGTGCGCTACCGCACGATCGATACACTAAGTAAAGGTTATCGTCAGCGTGTGGGTATGGCCCAAGCAATCATTCATGAGCCTGACTATCTCATCATGGATGAGCCGACTGATGGATTGGATCCCAACCAAAAGCAAGAAGTTCGTAAACTTGTGGCTTCTATGTCTAAGGATAAGGCGATTATTTTATCGACCCACATCCTAGAAGAAGTGGAGTCCATGTGTAATCGCGTCATTGTGGTAGACAAGGGAAAGATTTTGGTTGACGAAAGTCCTCAAAAGTTTCGTGAACGCCATCCTTATCACAATGCTTTAGAAGTGGTCTTCGACTCAGCTATTCGCAAGGAAGCCTCAGAAGCAATTAAGGGCATTGATGAAGTTAAGGAAGTTAAGGAGGAGAAAGATAAACTCTTCATTCTACCTAAAAATGGAGGCGAGATCGATGGCTTGATTCTAGAGAAAGTTCAAGCAAAGAATTGGAAAGTGCAGTCTTTTAACAAAGCTCCTACTCGTCTGGATCAAGTTTTTAGAAATCTCACGGAAGCAAGCAGCAAAAGCTAA
- a CDS encoding ABC transporter permease — MQSILTIFKREFLGYFRSPVAYVFLIVFLVASIVMAWFVGRFFDANNASLSGMFNFFPYIFVVFIPAVGMRLWAEERKSGTWELLFTLPISTTHAVIGKFLAAWLFITITIAMTFTMPITVGYLGDPDWGLIFSGYLASVLMAGIYLSICSLMSAVTKNQVIAFVLGFIACLIMILMGYSILNNLIDFLPVAVLDAIGNISFMPHYMSAVEGIVTISSFIYFISFTALGLLLNIIVLER, encoded by the coding sequence ATGCAAAGTATTCTTACTATCTTCAAACGAGAATTTCTCGGCTATTTTCGCTCACCAGTGGCCTATGTCTTTTTGATAGTCTTCTTGGTGGCATCCATCGTCATGGCGTGGTTTGTTGGACGCTTTTTTGATGCGAATAACGCAAGTTTGTCGGGTATGTTCAATTTCTTTCCTTATATTTTTGTTGTCTTTATACCGGCAGTGGGAATGAGACTTTGGGCCGAGGAAAGAAAATCAGGTACCTGGGAACTTCTTTTTACCTTACCTATTTCAACAACTCATGCGGTTATTGGCAAGTTCCTAGCTGCTTGGCTTTTCATCACAATTACTATTGCCATGACTTTTACCATGCCCATTACAGTCGGCTATTTAGGTGATCCTGATTGGGGGCTCATTTTTAGTGGATATTTGGCCAGTGTTTTAATGGCAGGCATCTACCTAAGTATTTGCTCTCTGATGTCAGCAGTGACTAAAAACCAAGTCATTGCTTTCGTGCTTGGCTTCATTGCTTGCCTCATTATGATTCTGATGGGATATAGCATCTTGAATAATCTGATCGATTTTCTACCAGTTGCCGTATTGGATGCTATTGGAAATATTAGCTTTATGCCTCATTACATGTCAGCTGTTGAAGGAATTGTAACCATTAGTAGTTTTATTTATTTCATTAGCTTCACAGCGCTTGGTTTGTTGTTAAACATCATTGTCTTAGAACGTTAG
- a CDS encoding GldG family protein, which produces MNTQSKWMAFGLLIIGFILVNFIGSFMPGQVDFTEENLYTLSKGSKSLLKKIEDPVQVNLYFSRSVEHPIVQIKNYAKRAEGLLKQYQRASGGTIEVNVIDPRPDTKEEEDATRAGLTPQQLPNGEAFFLGIMVSQVDREETLPFLDPRREALLEYDISQALYKVGNTNKPKLGIIAGLEVFGSAPPSMPGMPPQMSQGGEKWIFLGELENFFDVQNIDTSEEELPTDLDVLFVIHPQELSDILLYHIDQFLLSGKSVIAAVDPLSRFQMMNSQQQQNPMMMMNQSNSSDLGKLFGAYGIKYDSTKVVGDFEYATNVSGGRSSAPMLMPTWITLTRIDSELPPVAELDNVFLGDPGSLSLKDEEDSSLTFTPILQGSERSDSIAASSLRFMQPDAIANRMNADGKVKTYAALIQGKFTSAFPNGKPEAPKRDDEEEEKESKETEKAEPDNSLKESATESKLIVIADTDFLADRFSVQRINLLGMNAIRPINDNLSLTSNLIEFSSGSDDLLSIRGKGTTSRDFDKVKQLQIKAQKEFQQQEEVINQSLTDIRNQLSELQGQKKEDGVLVANAELRKSIQAMKEQEADMLRQRREIRKKLREDIELLDNTLAILNLTVSPALIICFALIFFSKRSKSKE; this is translated from the coding sequence ATGAATACACAATCTAAATGGATGGCCTTCGGGTTATTAATCATTGGTTTTATTTTGGTCAATTTCATTGGCTCCTTTATGCCGGGTCAAGTCGACTTCACAGAAGAAAATTTATATACCTTATCTAAAGGATCTAAATCACTGCTTAAGAAAATAGAAGATCCCGTTCAAGTGAATCTGTATTTTAGCCGCAGTGTTGAGCACCCAATCGTGCAAATTAAAAATTACGCTAAGCGTGCTGAAGGACTTCTAAAACAATATCAGAGAGCTTCAGGTGGGACCATTGAAGTGAACGTGATAGATCCACGTCCTGATACCAAGGAGGAAGAAGATGCCACGCGTGCGGGATTAACCCCGCAGCAACTGCCAAATGGAGAAGCTTTCTTTTTGGGTATTATGGTAAGTCAAGTAGACAGGGAAGAGACGTTGCCATTTTTAGATCCTAGAAGGGAAGCTTTGTTGGAGTATGACATATCTCAAGCTCTTTATAAGGTTGGCAATACGAATAAGCCTAAGCTAGGAATTATAGCAGGACTTGAAGTCTTTGGTTCAGCCCCCCCTTCTATGCCCGGGATGCCACCACAAATGAGTCAAGGTGGCGAAAAGTGGATCTTTTTAGGAGAACTCGAGAATTTCTTTGACGTGCAAAATATTGATACGTCTGAGGAGGAGTTACCCACAGACTTAGATGTCCTCTTTGTGATACATCCTCAGGAGTTAAGTGACATCCTGCTTTATCACATTGACCAATTCTTGCTTAGTGGGAAGTCCGTGATTGCCGCAGTAGATCCGTTATCACGTTTCCAAATGATGAATAGTCAACAACAACAAAACCCCATGATGATGATGAACCAATCGAATTCCAGCGATCTCGGTAAATTGTTCGGTGCTTACGGTATCAAATATGACTCAACCAAAGTGGTAGGGGACTTTGAGTATGCAACGAATGTTAGTGGTGGAAGATCGAGTGCACCAATGCTAATGCCGACTTGGATTACGCTAACAAGAATTGATAGCGAGCTACCACCGGTAGCTGAGCTGGATAATGTCTTTTTAGGAGATCCTGGGAGTCTCTCATTAAAAGATGAGGAAGATAGCTCGCTAACTTTTACGCCTATTTTGCAGGGTTCGGAGCGTTCTGATTCTATTGCTGCAAGTAGTTTAAGATTCATGCAGCCGGATGCCATCGCTAATCGAATGAATGCAGATGGCAAGGTGAAAACATATGCCGCACTCATTCAGGGAAAATTTACCTCGGCGTTCCCCAACGGTAAACCTGAAGCCCCCAAGAGAGATGATGAGGAAGAGGAAAAGGAATCCAAAGAAACTGAAAAAGCTGAACCAGATAATTCTCTCAAGGAATCAGCTACTGAGTCTAAACTGATTGTGATTGCAGACACTGACTTTCTTGCTGATAGATTCAGTGTACAGCGTATCAACCTTCTGGGAATGAATGCGATCCGTCCTATCAATGACAATTTAAGCCTTACCTCTAATTTAATAGAATTTTCATCAGGCAGTGATGATCTTTTGTCCATTCGAGGTAAAGGAACTACCTCTAGAGACTTTGATAAAGTTAAGCAGCTCCAAATAAAGGCTCAGAAAGAGTTTCAGCAGCAAGAGGAAGTGATCAACCAAAGCCTTACAGATATTCGTAATCAGCTCAGCGAGCTACAAGGTCAGAAAAAGGAAGACGGTGTTTTGGTGGCAAATGCCGAACTTCGTAAATCTATCCAAGCAATGAAAGAACAGGAAGCAGATATGCTTCGTCAGCGCCGCGAGATACGAAAGAAACTCCGCGAAGATATTGAATTGTTAGACAACACACTGGCAATTCTTAATTTAACAGTTTCCCCGGCTCTTATTATTTGTTTCGCTCTAATTTTCTTTTCAAAGAGGAGCAAGAGTAAGGAGTAA
- a CDS encoding DUF4340 domain-containing protein, giving the protein MNIKPLSVIIVILAVIAVIIGGLSSSKDKKIIKETNQPLLDSSTLGKATKIVLNAKIANETIVLQKKDTDWILPDFYSMKVNFEKMESLANDIMEAKIGRVASSNPEKFSTFELGNKVVELYDKDDQLVWKLDIGKDGASSGAFVNINEEEVVYLSNIALFFDNKVEDWVDKKFNDFDPGTVRKVATVVLDPKGKEEVAFEVKRADGSQPFVATTELGEKEVTDHNKFQEIINTLKNAVYTSLEDLTKEEVKSALANTRDIQLTFADDSSMNITVGKSIPPEPKKEKSKKGEEQEKEEEPAPEPEIYMIVEHSDPDHSLNRIAKVKAFKVPDNVYDRMPEKWLDVVKEKEEPKPKGPEPAPATEGETED; this is encoded by the coding sequence ATGAATATCAAACCACTATCAGTCATTATCGTTATCTTAGCAGTGATCGCTGTAATTATTGGAGGATTAAGCTCCAGTAAAGACAAAAAAATTATTAAGGAGACGAACCAACCTTTACTAGACAGTAGCACTTTAGGAAAGGCAACTAAGATTGTTCTTAATGCTAAGATTGCCAATGAGACAATCGTTTTACAGAAGAAGGATACCGATTGGATTCTTCCAGATTTCTACTCAATGAAAGTAAATTTCGAGAAGATGGAGTCATTAGCCAATGACATAATGGAGGCCAAAATTGGGAGAGTCGCAAGTTCGAATCCTGAAAAATTTTCAACTTTCGAATTAGGTAACAAAGTAGTGGAGCTTTACGATAAAGACGATCAGCTAGTGTGGAAGCTTGATATTGGAAAAGATGGAGCTTCATCAGGTGCATTTGTGAATATAAATGAGGAGGAAGTCGTATATCTTTCGAATATCGCCCTTTTTTTTGATAACAAAGTTGAGGATTGGGTTGATAAGAAATTTAACGATTTCGATCCAGGAACTGTTCGTAAAGTCGCAACCGTGGTGCTCGATCCTAAAGGCAAAGAGGAGGTTGCTTTTGAAGTTAAGAGAGCTGATGGATCTCAACCCTTTGTGGCAACCACTGAACTTGGCGAAAAAGAGGTCACAGATCACAATAAGTTCCAAGAGATTATAAACACACTTAAGAATGCTGTTTATACCTCACTAGAGGATCTAACTAAAGAAGAGGTAAAGTCCGCACTGGCTAATACCCGTGACATTCAACTCACTTTTGCGGATGACAGTTCCATGAACATCACCGTTGGTAAAAGCATTCCGCCAGAGCCTAAGAAAGAGAAGAGCAAAAAAGGCGAAGAGCAGGAAAAAGAGGAAGAACCAGCTCCTGAGCCAGAGATTTATATGATTGTCGAGCACTCTGATCCTGATCATTCTTTGAACCGAATAGCTAAGGTGAAGGCCTTTAAAGTTCCTGATAACGTCTATGACCGCATGCCAGAAAAGTGGTTGGATGTTGTAAAAGAAAAAGAGGAGCCAAAGCCTAAGGGTCCCGAGCCGGCTCCAGCGACAGAAGGTGAAACTGAGGACTAG
- the sucC gene encoding ADP-forming succinate--CoA ligase subunit beta, protein MNIHEYQARELLEKHGVKTSRGNVATTPSEAKKIAQSLEAQKLVIKAQVHAGGRGKGTFKSGLEGGVQLCDSAQEVEDYASRMLNETLVTHQTGPDGKVVRSVMIAEAVGIERELYFAILMDRATSLPIVIASTKGGMDIEAVAEETPEEIFRESVNPGLGLLPFQTRKLAKKLGFEGPQARSAGKLFHAAYNMFIALDCSLLEINPLVVTTEGEVMALDAKINFDDSALFRHSNIEEMRDKEEEDPLEVRASEFDLNYINLTGNIGCMVNGAGLAMATMDIIQHYGGSPANFLDVGGGANEKQVTEAFKILVEDTKVEAILVNIFGGIMKCDVIAQGVINAWKTVSCDLPLVVRLEGTNVDKGKELLKESGLPIITADGMADAAEKVVKSIKK, encoded by the coding sequence ATGAATATTCACGAATATCAGGCAAGGGAACTCTTAGAAAAGCATGGAGTTAAAACATCACGGGGGAATGTCGCAACGACGCCCAGTGAAGCAAAAAAAATTGCTCAATCACTAGAAGCGCAAAAGCTTGTTATCAAAGCTCAAGTTCACGCTGGTGGGCGTGGTAAAGGCACGTTCAAAAGTGGACTAGAGGGCGGCGTGCAGCTTTGTGATTCCGCTCAAGAAGTCGAGGATTATGCCAGCCGGATGCTTAATGAAACGCTAGTGACTCATCAGACAGGGCCCGATGGAAAAGTTGTTCGCAGTGTGATGATCGCAGAGGCAGTTGGAATTGAGAGAGAGCTCTATTTTGCTATTCTCATGGATCGAGCAACTTCACTTCCTATCGTCATAGCGAGCACAAAAGGGGGGATGGATATTGAAGCGGTTGCTGAAGAAACTCCCGAAGAGATATTCCGTGAATCGGTCAACCCTGGTTTAGGTCTCTTACCTTTTCAAACGAGAAAGCTTGCCAAAAAACTTGGTTTCGAAGGCCCCCAAGCTCGTAGTGCTGGTAAGCTGTTTCATGCAGCTTATAACATGTTTATCGCTTTGGATTGTTCGCTGCTAGAAATCAACCCCTTAGTTGTAACGACCGAAGGAGAGGTCATGGCTCTAGATGCTAAGATCAATTTTGATGATAGTGCATTATTTAGACATTCCAATATTGAAGAGATGCGGGATAAAGAAGAGGAAGACCCTCTGGAAGTTCGTGCCTCTGAGTTTGATCTAAACTACATTAACCTAACTGGCAATATCGGTTGCATGGTCAATGGTGCAGGTTTAGCAATGGCTACGATGGATATTATTCAGCATTATGGAGGTAGCCCTGCTAACTTCCTGGATGTTGGTGGAGGTGCTAATGAGAAGCAAGTTACAGAAGCCTTTAAAATACTTGTAGAAGATACCAAGGTCGAAGCCATCCTCGTTAATATATTCGGCGGAATTATGAAGTGCGATGTCATAGCTCAGGGTGTCATTAATGCTTGGAAGACAGTTTCTTGTGATTTACCTCTAGTGGTTCGCTTAGAGGGCACAAATGTGGACAAAGGTAAGGAGCTATTAAAGGAAAGCGGCTTACCCATTATTACAGCAGATGGTATGGCGGATGCGGCAGAAAAAGTCGTGAAATCTATCAAGAAATAA
- the sucD gene encoding succinate--CoA ligase subunit alpha codes for MSVLVGKETKLVVQGITGKAGGFHAKQCLDYGTNIVAGVTPGRHGEKFEDKVPVFDTVVEAKEATDANTSMVFVPAPFAADAIMEAADAGIKLIICITEHIPVVDMMKAKYFLEDRDCLLIGPNCPGIITPEECKIGIMPGYIHKKGNVGLVSRSGTLTYEAVWQLSNRGYGQSTCIGIGGDPIHGLTQKQSLELFNNDPETEAIVMIGEIGGTEEEEAAAFVKEHVKKPVAAFIAGQTAPPGRRMGHAGAIVSGGKGSAADKIAALEDAGIAVAKTLAEIGETLISQIKKG; via the coding sequence ATGTCAGTTTTAGTTGGAAAAGAAACAAAATTAGTCGTTCAAGGAATTACAGGTAAAGCAGGAGGCTTTCATGCCAAGCAGTGCTTAGACTATGGAACCAATATCGTAGCAGGCGTTACCCCAGGTCGACATGGTGAAAAATTCGAGGATAAGGTTCCAGTCTTTGATACAGTAGTCGAGGCCAAAGAAGCCACAGATGCCAATACCTCAATGGTCTTTGTTCCCGCTCCATTTGCTGCAGATGCCATTATGGAAGCCGCTGATGCCGGAATTAAGCTTATCATATGCATTACAGAACACATACCTGTGGTTGATATGATGAAAGCGAAGTATTTTTTAGAAGATAGAGACTGTTTATTGATTGGGCCCAACTGCCCTGGGATTATCACACCCGAAGAATGCAAGATTGGCATTATGCCTGGATATATTCACAAGAAAGGTAATGTGGGCCTTGTATCGCGTAGTGGCACACTGACTTATGAAGCAGTTTGGCAGCTAAGTAACCGAGGTTATGGTCAGAGCACGTGTATAGGTATTGGCGGAGATCCTATTCATGGACTGACACAAAAACAATCTTTAGAGCTTTTTAATAACGATCCTGAGACAGAAGCCATTGTGATGATTGGCGAGATTGGAGGAACTGAAGAGGAAGAAGCTGCTGCTTTTGTAAAAGAGCATGTTAAGAAACCTGTGGCAGCCTTTATCGCAGGCCAAACGGCGCCTCCTGGACGTCGTATGGGGCACGCCGGAGCCATTGTCTCAGGTGGCAAAGGTAGCGCAGCGGATAAAATTGCAGCGCTAGAAGATGCAGGTATCGCAGTTGCAAAGACACTGGCAGAAATCGGCGAAACTCTCATCAGCCAGATAAAGAAGGGTTGA
- a CDS encoding RtcB family protein, which translates to MNLKIFGRHDDATVKQMYTCLAIGGQKAVLCADGHKGYAQPIGGVIAYKDLISISGVGFDIACGNLALRTDACLGDVRPKIEKIMNDIVENISFGMGRHNKNSVDHELFDAPAWDIDPMKSLKKTAQDQLGTVGSGNHYVDIFTDEEKRIWIGVHFGSRGLGHKTATYFLNKAGGKDGMDVAPAVVKLESNLAQDYLTGMHLAGRYAYAGREYVARYVAKKILRAKIKEEVHNHHNFAWLETHKLHSDSSDEKYWVVRKGATPAFPGQKGFIGGSMGDDAVIIEGVDSETSRDALFSTVHGAGRIMSRTKAKGKPKRIGKDRFREGGCISPGDMRRWLKKRGVVLRGGDVDEAPQAYRRLPEVLKAHEGTIKVLHTLSPIGVAMAGPKIYDPYKD; encoded by the coding sequence ATGAATCTTAAAATATTTGGTCGGCACGACGACGCAACTGTTAAACAAATGTACACATGCCTTGCAATAGGGGGGCAGAAAGCCGTGCTTTGTGCAGATGGCCATAAAGGTTATGCACAACCCATAGGTGGCGTGATCGCTTATAAGGATCTCATATCAATATCTGGTGTTGGATTCGACATTGCTTGTGGAAACCTCGCTTTGAGAACAGATGCATGCTTAGGAGATGTCAGACCCAAGATCGAAAAGATTATGAATGATATTGTGGAAAACATCTCTTTTGGTATGGGACGACATAACAAAAACAGTGTAGATCATGAGCTTTTTGATGCCCCAGCATGGGATATTGATCCTATGAAAAGCCTAAAGAAAACTGCCCAAGATCAGCTTGGAACAGTTGGTAGTGGCAATCACTATGTGGATATCTTTACCGACGAAGAAAAGCGTATCTGGATAGGCGTACACTTCGGATCACGCGGCTTAGGCCATAAGACAGCAACTTACTTTCTAAATAAAGCAGGAGGTAAGGATGGAATGGATGTGGCTCCAGCAGTTGTAAAACTCGAATCAAACCTTGCCCAAGATTATCTCACAGGTATGCATTTAGCCGGACGATATGCTTACGCAGGTCGCGAATATGTTGCACGTTATGTGGCTAAGAAAATCTTGCGAGCAAAAATCAAAGAGGAAGTACATAACCACCATAACTTTGCTTGGCTTGAAACACATAAGCTTCACTCTGATAGCTCAGATGAAAAATACTGGGTGGTGAGAAAAGGAGCAACACCAGCATTTCCTGGCCAAAAAGGGTTTATTGGTGGAAGCATGGGGGACGACGCTGTCATCATTGAAGGTGTTGATTCTGAAACATCTCGAGATGCACTATTCTCAACGGTTCATGGGGCTGGACGAATCATGTCTAGAACCAAAGCAAAGGGAAAACCAAAGCGCATCGGCAAAGATCGGTTTCGAGAAGGCGGATGTATTTCACCTGGCGATATGCGACGCTGGTTAAAGAAACGCGGGGTTGTTCTTCGCGGCGGTGACGTTGATGAAGCACCTCAAGCTTACCGACGATTACCTGAAGTATTAAAGGCTCATGAAGGAACCATCAAAGTTCTTCACACACTGAGTCCAATAGGTGTCGCCATGGCAGGTCCTAAGATCTATGACCCATATAAAGACTAA
- a CDS encoding AAA family ATPase translates to MKFNDDRPLCGQSSSDSTVDLQTTYNLELKEWLRLPIYEEFKNKPIHMLEAKGEWDGYKLYQDFQSHVVRSTFDEADIFEGQSQGWDRILFRFDDELYVYFSYGYLYVYAPTKEYAHRCLDDLRNKYIIVKKEEPTFYLVKYNGCSIDLQSVKIDRNKEISSNLLALQYGETFNIWEDELVEAIEERDYGITLLQGAPGTGKTSFIRHLVAKLADTHRFYFIPPSNFKMLKDPEFVDFWSNQSNHHKEMKKIVILEDAEGILLPRQWDNRDELSALLNITDGLLGEFLKLHLICTINCSVSALDPAVLRPGRLIARKQFKNLTQQQAIVLANKLGKPLQIKETYSLAEIYTETSESELNPPKPAIGF, encoded by the coding sequence ATGAAATTTAATGATGATCGCCCATTATGCGGGCAAAGCTCATCTGATTCCACTGTCGATTTACAAACCACTTACAATCTAGAATTAAAAGAGTGGTTAAGGCTACCTATATATGAAGAGTTTAAAAACAAGCCCATTCATATGTTGGAAGCTAAAGGCGAATGGGACGGATACAAACTCTATCAGGATTTTCAAAGCCATGTCGTCCGATCTACATTTGACGAAGCAGATATCTTTGAAGGCCAAAGTCAAGGATGGGACCGTATTCTATTTCGATTCGACGATGAACTATATGTTTATTTCAGCTACGGATATCTCTATGTGTATGCACCAACTAAGGAATATGCCCATAGATGTCTAGATGACCTACGCAATAAGTATATCATCGTAAAGAAAGAAGAGCCTACCTTCTATCTGGTTAAATATAATGGCTGCAGTATTGATCTGCAGAGCGTTAAAATAGATAGAAATAAGGAGATTTCTTCTAATCTCTTAGCGCTTCAATACGGGGAAACCTTTAATATCTGGGAAGACGAATTAGTTGAGGCAATTGAAGAACGAGATTATGGCATCACGCTTTTACAAGGCGCACCAGGCACCGGAAAAACATCTTTTATCCGCCACCTTGTGGCCAAGTTAGCAGATACTCACCGTTTCTACTTCATCCCTCCATCTAATTTTAAAATGTTGAAGGATCCTGAATTTGTGGACTTTTGGTCTAATCAATCAAACCACCACAAAGAGATGAAGAAAATCGTTATTCTCGAAGACGCTGAGGGAATACTCCTTCCTCGTCAATGGGATAACCGCGATGAGCTTAGCGCCTTACTAAACATAACTGATGGACTCTTAGGTGAATTTTTAAAACTCCACCTGATCTGTACCATCAATTGTTCGGTAAGTGCTCTCGATCCAGCCGTTTTACGTCCTGGACGACTTATCGCTAGAAAACAATTCAAAAACTTGACACAGCAACAAGCTATCGTGCTTGCTAACAAGCTCGGTAAGCCATTGCAAATAAAGGAAACTTATTCCTTGGCTGAGATTTACACGGAAACAAGTGAATCAGAACTCAATCCACCTAAACCAGCTATAGGATTTTAA
- a CDS encoding slipin family protein translates to MIAQSGALGDEALVLDLKDHERALIWIDGRFSIILDAGLYALWAKFRNIQAEIIDARNVLFEHEELHTILKSAGTDRLLNMFSIEQGQVAVCYQDGEYLKTLTPGQYASWMKVGKVKMFPVDIREKALDITGQDIMTADKVTLRINAILNWQVTDAVKSVETIGDIDQALYRKAQLALRAIIGTRDLDSLLADKNALVSELESTMIQGAHAFGAKIISLGIRDIILPGEIKTLLNKVIEAKKASEANVIARREEIAAMRSQLNTAKLIESTPALIRLKELEVLEKVAENSKLNIMLGEKGLTDRIVNLL, encoded by the coding sequence TTGATCGCCCAATCAGGGGCACTAGGTGATGAGGCTCTTGTGCTCGATCTAAAGGATCATGAGCGTGCTCTTATCTGGATTGACGGACGTTTCAGTATCATTCTAGATGCTGGGCTTTATGCTCTTTGGGCAAAGTTCCGAAACATTCAGGCTGAGATCATTGATGCTCGAAATGTCCTTTTTGAACACGAAGAGCTTCATACTATTTTGAAATCAGCTGGAACGGACCGCCTGCTTAATATGTTCAGTATTGAACAAGGACAGGTCGCTGTATGTTATCAAGATGGAGAATACTTAAAGACTCTAACTCCTGGCCAATACGCGTCATGGATGAAAGTCGGAAAAGTCAAAATGTTCCCTGTGGATATACGAGAAAAGGCTCTAGATATTACCGGTCAAGACATCATGACTGCTGATAAAGTAACGCTACGTATCAATGCTATTTTGAACTGGCAAGTAACTGATGCTGTCAAGAGTGTTGAAACTATTGGTGATATAGATCAAGCTCTCTACCGAAAAGCTCAACTCGCATTACGTGCTATTATCGGAACTCGTGATCTTGACAGTCTACTTGCCGACAAAAACGCTCTTGTATCAGAGCTTGAAAGCACCATGATTCAAGGTGCTCACGCTTTTGGTGCCAAGATCATCTCATTAGGTATTCGTGACATCATTTTACCTGGAGAGATAAAAACGTTATTAAATAAAGTGATCGAAGCAAAAAAAGCCTCTGAGGCTAATGTTATTGCACGGCGCGAAGAAATAGCAGCAATGCGCAGCCAGTTGAACACTGCAAAACTCATTGAGAGTACACCAGCTCTTATAAGGTTAAAAGAATTAGAAGTTCTCGAAAAAGTTGCTGAGAACTCCAAACTCAACATTATGTTGGGTGAAAAAGGACTCACTGACCGAATCGTGAACTTACTATGA